The Streptomyces pactum genome contains a region encoding:
- a CDS encoding RICIN domain-containing protein yields MPTPHPPRPAYPPSGGDPGESDESLAARLRDGPESEAARTAALLMARHWQPAHDYATICLATSAQVTAMVTAAAWHRVLDRLAEGEPATALRPRLLVAVRDTVRQWSADDGISGVLPQLLKPAGGRGMRAAKSLTPENRTLAARAFASLPGPARCLLWHTEVEGESISVPAGLLGMDTDTASATLEQAREKFREGCLHAHRQLAPTQDCRFHSRLLDVPIRRGGALLPDVRKHLAECRHCRHAAEQLSHFERELGTLIAEAVLGWGARRYLDSRPGRATLGALAKGAARHRGGRPGLLARIPVPVRGAPGRPRSGRSALRQLGAASAGVLAIVLVVSVWSYDGGGADPAASTSAVGGDGNTSGTSRPKPPGTAGLPTAADRTRLRNVAADLCLDVRGEPKAGAGARLAGCSEAWTQQWTYEDDGLVRSVADPGLCLDSRADAGVVILGTCADEGTERGDDVRYGLTERGELVPRWQQQLALSATTVTTDADIVVKVRDGSDGQRWRTDPVPTAEGSLSSAGTQAPNARRVELPGG; encoded by the coding sequence GTGCCCACCCCCCACCCCCCTCGACCCGCGTACCCGCCCTCCGGCGGGGACCCCGGGGAGTCCGACGAGTCCCTGGCCGCGCGGCTCAGGGACGGCCCGGAAAGCGAGGCCGCCCGGACCGCCGCGCTTTTGATGGCGCGCCACTGGCAGCCCGCCCACGATTACGCGACCATCTGCCTCGCCACGTCGGCCCAGGTCACCGCCATGGTCACCGCCGCCGCCTGGCATCGGGTCCTGGACCGGCTCGCCGAGGGTGAGCCCGCCACGGCGCTGCGACCGCGGCTGCTGGTGGCCGTACGGGACACGGTCCGGCAGTGGTCCGCCGACGACGGGATATCCGGCGTTCTCCCGCAACTGCTCAAACCCGCCGGCGGACGTGGTATGCGGGCGGCGAAGTCCCTGACTCCGGAAAACCGCACGCTGGCCGCACGGGCATTCGCTTCCCTTCCCGGACCGGCCCGTTGTTTGCTGTGGCACACGGAGGTCGAGGGCGAGTCCATTAGCGTCCCGGCGGGGCTGCTCGGCATGGATACCGACACCGCGTCGGCCACGCTCGAACAAGCGCGTGAGAAATTCCGCGAGGGTTGTCTGCACGCACACCGGCAACTCGCCCCGACTCAGGACTGCCGCTTCCACAGCCGTCTCCTGGACGTCCCGATCCGCCGCGGCGGCGCCCTGCTTCCGGACGTCCGCAAGCATCTGGCGGAGTGCCGCCACTGCCGGCACGCGGCCGAACAACTCAGTCACTTCGAGCGCGAGTTGGGGACGCTGATCGCCGAAGCGGTGCTCGGCTGGGGCGCCCGGCGCTATCTCGACTCCCGCCCGGGGCGCGCGACGCTCGGCGCGCTCGCCAAGGGCGCCGCCCGGCACCGCGGCGGACGCCCCGGCCTGCTGGCCCGCATCCCCGTGCCCGTGCGCGGGGCCCCGGGCCGGCCGCGCTCCGGCCGGTCGGCGCTCAGGCAACTCGGCGCCGCCTCGGCCGGGGTGCTCGCGATCGTGCTCGTGGTGAGTGTGTGGTCGTACGACGGCGGCGGCGCCGATCCGGCCGCCTCCACCAGCGCCGTCGGCGGTGACGGCAACACGTCCGGGACCAGCCGTCCGAAACCGCCCGGTACCGCCGGGCTGCCCACGGCGGCGGACCGGACGCGGCTGCGCAACGTCGCCGCGGACCTGTGCCTCGACGTGCGGGGCGAGCCGAAGGCCGGCGCGGGCGCCCGGCTGGCGGGGTGCTCCGAGGCGTGGACCCAGCAGTGGACCTACGAGGACGACGGGCTGGTGCGCAGCGTCGCCGACCCGGGGCTGTGTCTGGACTCGCGGGCGGACGCCGGAGTCGTCATTCTCGGTACCTGCGCCGACGAGGGCACCGAGCGGGGCGACGACGTGCGCTACGGCCTGACCGAGCGCGGGGAACTGGTGCCGCGCTGGCAGCAGCAGCTCGCCCTGTCCGCCACCACCGTCACCACGGACGCCGACATCGTGGTGAAGGTGCGTGACGGATCCGACGGCCAGCGCTGGCGGACCGACCCGGTACCGACGGCGGAGGGTTCCCTGTCCAGCGCCGGCACTCAGGCCCCGAACGCGCGGCGCGTGGAGCTGCCGGGCGGCTGA